A genomic region of Desulfosarcina ovata subsp. ovata contains the following coding sequences:
- a CDS encoding acyl-CoA dehydrogenase → MTDFKIDTRDVFYILKEQLNYAALCDLAPFADLNEKTLDLMVNEAIHFAKGVLDPLNRIAEETPLAFTNGEVRCPAEFKEAFWQYGNDGWTAAVGDPAYGGQGFPLMMRIVINEMMYGACQAFNSAPSLTFGAARLIHSFGSESLKQLFVSKMFSGTWSGTMCLTEPAAGSNLGALETMAYPEGDHFRIKGSKIFISWGEHDLTENIIHLVLARIDGAPAGTAGISLFVVPKIRVNTDGTLSGPNDVACTGIEHKCGLHAAPTAALTFGGRDDCIGYLCGEKNKGLAHMFQMMNGARINSAVSGMTMAGSAYRNALAYVQDRVQGRDIAGRSEGDVTIIHHPDVRRMLLWMKATADGMRSMVYTAAFWEDLSKGLPPGPEKIRYQNLIDFMTPILKAYCSDTGFRVCETAMQCLGGYGYCRDYPIERYLRDVKIMSLYEGTNGIQSMDLMGRKMLIRDGGCLKAFQEEIDGFCATHRNHPVLKNQVAQLASTAGELWSCAMEMRTQMKTDPLQWASTTYPALLAFGDLTMAWRLLDMAVIASDRAAKNGRKNDFFKGKVYQATWFVDTTLPHTIARIGTCLRQGREIVDIPDNAF, encoded by the coding sequence ATGACTGATTTTAAAATCGACACCAGGGATGTTTTTTACATTCTCAAAGAACAGCTCAATTACGCGGCCCTATGCGATCTGGCGCCATTTGCGGATCTGAACGAAAAAACCCTTGACCTCATGGTAAACGAAGCGATTCATTTCGCCAAAGGCGTCCTCGACCCCCTGAATCGGATTGCCGAAGAGACTCCGTTGGCATTCACAAATGGGGAGGTCCGCTGCCCGGCTGAATTCAAAGAGGCGTTTTGGCAGTATGGAAACGATGGCTGGACCGCCGCAGTCGGTGATCCAGCCTACGGTGGCCAGGGATTCCCGCTGATGATGCGCATTGTGATCAATGAAATGATGTATGGTGCCTGCCAGGCCTTCAACAGCGCCCCGAGTCTGACATTCGGCGCGGCCCGGTTGATTCACAGCTTCGGCAGCGAGTCGCTCAAGCAGCTTTTTGTGTCTAAAATGTTTAGCGGCACCTGGAGTGGCACCATGTGCCTGACCGAGCCCGCTGCCGGGTCCAATCTGGGTGCCCTTGAAACCATGGCCTACCCGGAAGGCGATCACTTCCGCATTAAGGGATCGAAGATTTTCATCTCTTGGGGAGAACACGATCTGACCGAAAACATCATCCACCTGGTACTGGCCCGCATTGACGGTGCACCGGCGGGCACTGCCGGGATCTCTCTTTTCGTGGTTCCCAAAATTCGCGTCAATACCGATGGTACACTATCCGGCCCCAACGATGTGGCCTGCACCGGCATCGAGCACAAATGCGGCCTGCACGCGGCCCCCACGGCTGCCCTGACCTTTGGCGGCCGCGACGACTGCATCGGCTATCTGTGCGGAGAGAAAAACAAGGGTCTGGCGCACATGTTCCAGATGATGAACGGCGCCCGCATCAATTCCGCGGTCAGCGGCATGACCATGGCCGGCAGTGCTTATCGCAATGCCTTGGCCTATGTCCAAGATCGGGTGCAGGGTCGTGACATCGCCGGCCGATCGGAAGGTGACGTCACCATCATCCATCACCCGGATGTTCGGCGTATGCTGCTGTGGATGAAAGCGACCGCGGATGGGATGCGCTCGATGGTTTACACCGCTGCCTTTTGGGAAGACCTGTCCAAGGGGCTGCCGCCCGGGCCTGAAAAAATACGCTACCAGAACCTGATCGACTTTATGACTCCGATTCTGAAAGCCTACTGTTCGGATACGGGTTTTCGCGTTTGTGAAACGGCCATGCAGTGCCTGGGCGGGTACGGATACTGCCGGGATTATCCCATTGAACGCTATCTGCGCGACGTCAAAATCATGTCCTTGTACGAGGGAACCAACGGCATCCAGTCAATGGATCTAATGGGACGTAAGATGCTGATCAGAGATGGCGGCTGCCTGAAAGCCTTTCAGGAGGAGATCGACGGCTTTTGCGCCACTCACCGGAATCACCCTGTCCTTAAAAATCAGGTCGCTCAACTGGCGTCCACCGCGGGCGAGCTCTGGTCGTGCGCCATGGAAATGCGCACGCAAATGAAAACCGACCCGCTCCAATGGGCCTCGACCACTTACCCGGCGCTGCTGGCGTTCGGAGACCTGACCATGGCCTGGCGGCTATTGGATATGGCGGTCATTGCCTCTGACCGGGCCGCTAAAAACGGAAGAAAAAATGATTTTTTCAAAGGCAAAGTGTATCAGGCGACCTGGTTCGTTGACACCACCCTGCCCCACACGATAGCCAGAATCGGCACCTGCCTGCGCCAAGGCCGTGAAATCGTAGATATTCCGGACAATGCTTTTTAA
- a CDS encoding acyl-CoA dehydrogenase family protein: MEKKHEFPMGIYKKAAKLGFVAPYVDEDYGGDGLGILENAMIVEEFCKADSSIGLAIDLASLPCKFLYRFGNHDQNERYLSKITSGEFGAAIALTEPDHGSDITQMDTVAVKKNGSYLLSGNKTFITNGTIADFYTVLCQTDPDASPKYKGMSILIVDRDMIGKHFQVNELGEKMGIRLTSSAELVFDNLEVPEENLLGEAGRGFYQAMGFFEESKIEIAAQAVGVAQGAFDLAYQYSKERKQFDKPIACFQSMQHKFVDMYLKIENARHLVHKAAFKFDQGQRDHRAAAMAKYYAANIANEVTYDALQVFGGYGYFQEYKVERYYRDARILSIYEGTAEIQKNIIGTSLFPGL; this comes from the coding sequence TTGGAAAAAAAACATGAATTTCCCATGGGAATATACAAGAAGGCCGCTAAGTTAGGCTTTGTCGCGCCCTATGTGGATGAAGACTATGGGGGTGATGGCCTGGGTATTCTTGAGAATGCAATGATCGTAGAGGAGTTTTGTAAAGCGGACTCCAGTATCGGTCTCGCAATTGATTTGGCATCGCTGCCTTGTAAATTTCTTTATCGTTTTGGGAATCATGATCAGAATGAGCGGTATCTTTCCAAAATCACATCGGGCGAGTTCGGTGCGGCAATTGCTCTAACCGAGCCGGACCATGGCAGTGACATTACCCAGATGGATACCGTAGCCGTTAAAAAAAATGGAAGTTATTTGCTCTCCGGCAACAAAACCTTCATCACCAATGGTACGATCGCCGATTTTTACACGGTTCTTTGCCAAACGGACCCAGATGCTTCGCCCAAATACAAGGGGATGAGCATCCTTATTGTCGACCGTGATATGATCGGAAAGCACTTCCAGGTGAATGAGCTGGGAGAGAAGATGGGTATCCGGCTGACCAGTTCCGCCGAATTGGTTTTTGACAACCTCGAGGTTCCTGAGGAAAATCTTTTGGGTGAGGCTGGCAGAGGTTTCTACCAAGCCATGGGGTTTTTCGAAGAGAGCAAGATAGAGATCGCCGCCCAGGCCGTGGGTGTGGCCCAGGGAGCGTTCGATCTTGCCTATCAATATTCAAAAGAACGGAAACAGTTCGACAAGCCGATTGCCTGTTTTCAGAGCATGCAACACAAATTCGTTGATATGTACCTGAAAATCGAAAATGCCCGTCACCTGGTTCACAAAGCGGCATTCAAGTTTGACCAAGGGCAGCGTGATCACCGGGCGGCGGCGATGGCAAAATACTATGCCGCCAATATCGCCAATGAAGTGACCTACGATGCCTTGCAGGTATTTGGAGGATATGGCTATTTTCAGGAGTATAAGGTGGAACGTTACTACCGGGACGCGCGGATACTATCCATTTATGAAGGAACCGCGGAAATTCAAAAAAACATCATCGGCACATCACTTTTCCCGGGTCTCTAA
- a CDS encoding transposase has translation MNDCKSIYRKVNDFVKLFYPVELKGNLLRNMNTLATMITGIIIGKETQLPKIALNVPENIKVPSTEKRIKRLLINEKVTEQTYFLPFIQNVLAHLGLEEIVLAIDGSLVGRGCICLMISLIYNGRALPLAFKIVEGKKGHLPEDMHVEVVKKLHPLIPESTRQVIFLGDGEFDGTTLQQTLAKFGWKYVCRTAYNITIYADNESFQIDILATILPKGHCKGMKNCQFTNKKYGPVTAVAWWGSDHNEPIFLVTNFKSAEKACDYYAKRFTIETFFSDQKSRGFNIAKSHLSCPKRLTRLMMASCLAYLWVIFFWDSRFFDWLVQTDPSFGSM, from the coding sequence ATGAATGACTGCAAATCGATTTATAGAAAAGTCAACGATTTTGTCAAACTTTTCTACCCGGTGGAACTCAAAGGAAATCTCCTGAGAAACATGAACACGCTGGCAACAATGATCACGGGCATCATTATCGGCAAAGAAACCCAGTTACCAAAGATCGCACTCAATGTACCCGAAAATATTAAAGTGCCCAGCACCGAAAAACGCATCAAGCGCCTGCTCATCAACGAAAAGGTTACCGAGCAAACCTACTTTCTACCCTTCATACAAAACGTATTGGCCCACCTTGGTCTTGAAGAAATCGTCCTGGCCATTGACGGCAGTCTGGTTGGACGCGGGTGTATTTGTTTGATGATCAGTTTGATTTACAATGGCCGCGCGTTGCCACTAGCCTTCAAAATCGTTGAGGGTAAAAAAGGCCATCTGCCTGAAGACATGCATGTTGAGGTGGTAAAGAAACTGCATCCATTGATCCCCGAATCCACTCGTCAGGTAATCTTTCTGGGAGATGGTGAGTTTGACGGCACAACGCTTCAGCAAACACTGGCCAAGTTTGGGTGGAAATATGTTTGCCGCACGGCATATAATATTACCATCTACGCCGATAATGAATCTTTTCAGATCGACATCCTTGCCACTATACTGCCCAAGGGCCATTGCAAAGGGATGAAAAACTGCCAGTTCACCAACAAAAAATATGGCCCGGTAACTGCGGTGGCCTGGTGGGGGAGCGATCACAATGAGCCCATATTCCTGGTAACCAATTTTAAATCGGCTGAAAAAGCATGCGACTACTATGCGAAGCGCTTTACGATTGAAACGTTTTTCAGTGATCAAAAAAGCCGAGGGTTCAATATCGCCAAGAGCCATCTTTCTTGTCCCAAGCGGTTAACCCGACTGATGATGGCCAGTTGCCTAGCATACTTATGGGTCATTTTTTTTTGGGATTCTCGCTTTTTCGACTGGCTTGTACAAACAGATCCATCGTTCGGATCGATGTGA
- a CDS encoding enoyl-CoA hydratase-related protein, with amino-acid sequence MQPEIKDKIALIRIDHPPANAWNLTTMQAFGRAVEQVKTDSAVRVLIITGAGEKFFSAGFDVSDAANTEAISNIGRDLWQQIDRFPKPTIAAINGYALGGGLELALACHFRLLADNPKLKLGLTELNLGIIPGWGGTQRLPWLVGRAKALEMILFSQTLDGREAFDCGLVDRLVPPDRLLDDAMAMAQRLAERPPVAVRCVLEAFSTGIYEGLDQGLLSEAEGATIVRQTEDRKEGFAAFKEKRKPQFSGK; translated from the coding sequence ATGCAACCGGAAATCAAAGACAAGATTGCCCTGATCCGCATCGACCACCCACCGGCCAATGCCTGGAATCTTACGACCATGCAGGCCTTTGGCCGTGCTGTCGAACAGGTGAAAACCGATTCAGCGGTTCGTGTGCTCATTATCACCGGTGCCGGTGAGAAATTCTTTTCCGCCGGCTTCGATGTTAGCGATGCCGCCAACACCGAAGCCATCAGCAATATCGGCCGGGACCTGTGGCAGCAGATCGATCGCTTTCCCAAACCCACGATCGCGGCCATCAATGGATACGCTCTGGGTGGCGGGTTGGAGTTGGCCCTGGCCTGTCACTTTCGGCTGCTGGCCGACAATCCGAAACTTAAGCTGGGGCTAACCGAACTCAATCTCGGCATCATTCCAGGCTGGGGAGGCACCCAGCGCCTGCCCTGGCTGGTCGGACGGGCCAAGGCCCTGGAAATGATTCTGTTCAGTCAGACGCTCGACGGCCGCGAGGCCTTTGATTGCGGTCTCGTCGACCGACTGGTCCCACCGGATCGGCTTCTCGATGACGCCATGGCCATGGCCCAGCGACTGGCCGAGCGGCCACCCGTAGCCGTGCGCTGTGTACTGGAAGCATTCTCGACCGGAATTTACGAGGGGCTTGACCAGGGGCTATTGAGCGAAGCTGAAGGGGCCACCATTGTTCGGCAGACCGAAGACCGCAAAGAGGGCTTTGCAGCGTTCAAGGAAAAACGGAAACCACAATTTTCCGGCAAATAA
- the had gene encoding 6-hydroxycyclohex-1-ene-1-carbonyl-CoA dehydrogenase produces the protein MATMISWQMVERNKPLVRVEAPIPEPGPGEVVIKVAGCGVCHTDLGFFYDNVPMKSEMPITLGHEISGTIEATGPGTEEWSGCAAIIPAVMPCGECADCKEGRGNICMKQKMPGNDIQGGFASHILVPAKQLCKVPVDENMNPVSKTDITLEELSVVADAITTPYQAIIEAKLNETDIAVFNGVGGVGGYGALLAKSFGAAVVAIDVDQPKLDNLAPFMDATFNARELSFKDLRKAVYGVAKETGRSRTHLKIFETSGTSAGQKTAFGLMTFGSHLSVVGFTLDTLELRLSNLMAFNATARGNWGCIPEYYRPVVDLILDGKMPLKQFVKTFPLDSINDVFENAHQRKYNQRPIMVP, from the coding sequence ATGGCAACAATGATATCCTGGCAGATGGTGGAAAGAAACAAGCCTTTGGTGCGCGTCGAAGCCCCTATTCCCGAGCCAGGCCCCGGTGAAGTGGTCATCAAAGTCGCCGGATGCGGTGTTTGTCACACCGATCTCGGGTTTTTCTATGACAACGTTCCGATGAAATCCGAGATGCCGATTACCCTCGGCCACGAAATCAGCGGAACCATCGAAGCCACCGGCCCCGGCACCGAAGAGTGGAGCGGGTGCGCGGCGATTATCCCGGCGGTCATGCCCTGCGGCGAATGTGCGGACTGCAAGGAAGGCCGGGGAAACATCTGCATGAAACAGAAGATGCCGGGTAACGACATCCAGGGCGGGTTTGCCAGCCACATTCTGGTGCCGGCCAAACAGCTGTGCAAGGTGCCGGTGGACGAAAATATGAATCCGGTGTCCAAGACCGACATCACCCTGGAGGAACTGTCCGTGGTGGCCGATGCCATTACCACGCCCTATCAGGCCATTATCGAAGCCAAACTCAATGAAACCGACATTGCCGTTTTCAACGGTGTCGGCGGTGTGGGCGGATACGGCGCCCTGCTGGCCAAGAGTTTCGGTGCCGCCGTGGTGGCCATCGATGTGGACCAGCCGAAGCTGGACAACCTGGCGCCTTTCATGGATGCGACCTTCAATGCCAGGGAACTTTCGTTCAAGGATCTGCGCAAAGCGGTTTACGGGGTGGCCAAAGAGACCGGCCGGTCGCGTACCCACCTGAAGATTTTCGAAACCTCCGGCACCTCCGCCGGCCAGAAGACCGCTTTCGGTCTGATGACCTTCGGCTCCCATCTTTCCGTGGTCGGTTTTACCCTCGACACACTGGAACTGCGCCTGTCCAACCTGATGGCCTTCAACGCCACGGCGCGGGGCAACTGGGGCTGCATTCCCGAGTACTACCGCCCGGTGGTGGATCTGATCCTGGACGGCAAGATGCCCCTCAAGCAGTTCGTCAAGACTTTTCCGCTGGATTCCATCAACGATGTATTTGAGAATGCTCACCAGCGAAAGTACAACCAGCGTCCCATTATGGTTCCATAG
- a CDS encoding class I adenylate-forming enzyme family protein, giving the protein MTVSKNVAHDIFLYLAPQKIGAINCPINFRLSYGETAYIIDDSKPKVYFYDSELKDVAEKALNKAMHKPEKVVMVDVSGKEVPFAGSIGYEEYVRDKAETDPEISRPTTIYDEITRLYTSGTTGMPKGVPLNNINEILSAHDVLMHFPLSPFDRTMNMTPWFHRGGLYAGGPNPSLYAGASMVVLRAFDPQMVIDYIEKYALTFLIGAPVTLKALCEAQQKNPRNLEKLKGIVTMGSPLEKQACMVFQEVLTENIFNGYGSTEAFWNTFLRPQDLPEMAGSAGRSCTDDDMAVVNVYPDRLAEPEDIVAKDGESVGEVVIRAAGKCSYTYINREEEAKAKYYRGWLYIGDLATWNEKEFVTIVGRKDDMIISGGENVQPAQVEEILNENPMITDCIVTSVPDEKWGELVVAYVIKRDPSLTVGDLDKFCREHPMLATYKRPRYYRFVEALYLTATGKKVHYKAKQKAEIEMKEGLFEKASSI; this is encoded by the coding sequence ATGACAGTCTCAAAAAACGTGGCACACGACATTTTTCTATATTTGGCTCCGCAAAAAATTGGCGCCATTAACTGCCCTATCAACTTCCGCCTTTCCTATGGTGAAACCGCTTACATTATCGATGACAGCAAGCCAAAAGTCTATTTTTACGACAGCGAATTGAAGGATGTTGCCGAGAAGGCCCTGAACAAAGCAATGCACAAACCCGAAAAAGTCGTGATGGTCGATGTTTCGGGAAAAGAAGTCCCGTTTGCCGGTTCCATCGGGTATGAAGAATATGTCCGTGACAAGGCCGAAACCGATCCCGAAATCTCCCGTCCGACTACGATTTATGACGAAATAACGCGGCTGTACACATCCGGGACCACGGGCATGCCCAAAGGTGTGCCCCTGAATAACATCAACGAAATCTTAAGCGCCCATGACGTATTGATGCATTTTCCCCTGTCCCCGTTCGACAGGACCATGAATATGACCCCATGGTTTCATCGGGGCGGACTTTACGCCGGAGGCCCCAATCCCTCCTTATACGCCGGTGCATCGATGGTCGTTCTTCGCGCATTCGATCCACAAATGGTAATCGATTATATCGAAAAGTATGCGCTGACCTTTTTGATCGGTGCGCCGGTCACCTTGAAGGCCCTTTGCGAAGCACAGCAGAAAAATCCCCGCAATTTAGAAAAATTAAAGGGTATCGTTACCATGGGCTCCCCGTTGGAAAAGCAGGCTTGCATGGTTTTCCAGGAGGTTCTTACAGAAAACATCTTCAATGGTTACGGCTCTACGGAAGCATTCTGGAACACCTTCCTGCGCCCGCAGGATCTACCCGAAATGGCCGGTTCGGCGGGTCGCTCATGCACGGACGATGACATGGCGGTGGTGAATGTCTATCCGGATCGCTTGGCCGAACCGGAAGACATTGTCGCCAAAGACGGAGAGTCCGTTGGAGAAGTCGTTATCCGGGCGGCAGGCAAGTGCTCCTATACCTATATCAATCGGGAAGAGGAGGCAAAAGCCAAATATTATCGTGGCTGGCTGTATATTGGCGATCTGGCGACGTGGAATGAAAAAGAGTTCGTTACAATTGTCGGCCGCAAGGATGACATGATCATTTCTGGAGGAGAAAACGTTCAACCGGCTCAGGTAGAGGAAATTCTTAATGAGAATCCAATGATCACCGACTGTATCGTGACCAGCGTACCCGATGAAAAATGGGGAGAATTGGTGGTGGCTTACGTTATAAAAAGGGATCCCTCTTTGACTGTCGGGGACCTGGACAAGTTCTGCAGGGAGCACCCAATGCTGGCGACCTACAAACGTCCCCGGTACTACCGTTTCGTAGAGGCACTGTATTTGACGGCCACCGGCAAGAAAGTCCACTACAAGGCGAAACAGAAGGCAGAGATCGAAATGAAGGAGGGATTGTTCGAAAAAGCGTCGTCGATTTAA
- a CDS encoding acyl-CoA dehydrogenase family protein — MDFEFSKHQKMIQKEVRHFAQEELAPRYQQWDREKRYPRELVKKMGDLGFIGVSVSQENGGLGESFVTEGIVCEEISRGDCSISMSTNVANHLCGGLLEQGHKEAKDTFLKPFLAGEKIPAFCLTEPGCGTDAAALQTRAEKKGAAYVLNGEKSGITAIMDADFALVFAKTDPDAGAQGVSCFVIPMDLPGVSTQSYEDLGCNAVVRGSLFLQDVEIPQTYLIGQEGKGFRLAMQGFDQSRILLCLEALAPAFVSLEETMDYVKQRQAFGRPLATFEGVSFPIIEHVSLLEAVRLLCYKALWLRDQGRSSSKEAGMVKWMAPRFSTNAIRDCIVLHGHYGYTKDYPLEQRLRDVLAIEIADGTSQVSKLVVHREMMGKKFLPYNYRYYR; from the coding sequence ATGGATTTTGAATTCAGCAAACACCAAAAAATGATCCAAAAGGAAGTACGGCACTTCGCCCAGGAGGAACTGGCGCCAAGGTATCAGCAGTGGGACCGGGAGAAACGGTACCCCCGGGAGTTGGTCAAAAAAATGGGTGATCTGGGATTCATCGGCGTATCGGTGAGTCAGGAGAATGGAGGGCTGGGCGAGTCGTTTGTCACCGAGGGGATCGTATGTGAGGAGATTTCCCGTGGGGACTGTAGTATTTCAATGTCAACGAATGTGGCCAATCATCTCTGCGGAGGCCTTTTGGAGCAAGGACATAAGGAGGCAAAGGATACATTTCTCAAGCCATTTCTGGCCGGTGAAAAGATTCCGGCCTTCTGCCTGACCGAGCCCGGATGCGGAACAGATGCCGCCGCCCTTCAAACGCGAGCAGAAAAGAAGGGTGCCGCCTATGTTTTAAACGGAGAGAAGTCGGGTATCACCGCCATCATGGACGCCGATTTTGCCCTGGTTTTCGCCAAGACCGATCCCGATGCCGGCGCCCAAGGCGTCAGTTGTTTTGTCATTCCGATGGACCTTCCCGGCGTGTCGACCCAATCCTACGAAGACCTTGGATGCAACGCCGTCGTTCGAGGCTCCCTCTTTTTACAGGACGTGGAGATTCCCCAAACCTATCTGATCGGCCAAGAGGGCAAAGGGTTCAGACTGGCCATGCAGGGATTTGACCAAAGTCGCATCCTGCTCTGCCTGGAGGCCCTGGCTCCCGCCTTTGTATCCCTTGAAGAGACCATGGACTATGTCAAACAGCGCCAGGCCTTCGGCCGACCACTGGCGACTTTTGAAGGCGTTTCTTTCCCGATCATTGAACACGTCAGTCTCCTGGAGGCGGTGCGGCTGCTGTGCTACAAGGCATTGTGGTTGAGAGATCAGGGCCGCTCCAGCAGTAAAGAGGCTGGAATGGTGAAATGGATGGCCCCCCGCTTTTCAACCAATGCGATCAGGGATTGTATCGTGCTGCATGGTCATTATGGGTACACTAAGGATTATCCGTTGGAGCAGCGTTTGAGGGATGTGCTGGCCATCGAAATCGCCGATGGCACCTCCCAGGTCTCCAAGCTGGTGGTTCATCGGGAAATGATGGGGAAAAAATTTCTGCCCTACAATTATCGGTATTATCGGTAG
- a CDS encoding IS1634 family transposase, with product MEQFETRFKQVDVLPMVKYFMDQLDLFNLFSKYVPASDGSLAEHAQSLCILIANIICDNKPLYKIQEWLCQYTDGLVTEPVEPNFFNDDRLARALSALFHADRHTLMTEASCNAISVHQLLTEEIHNDSTSVTFIGKYKTPDPEAVKLKHGHNKDFRPDCKQVVFGLNITADGHVPLSYQLFDGNTTDDVTHIPNWNGLRTLLGKEDFIYIADCKLKTEKNLKHIAGEGGLFITIVPKNHKEYIQFIKYLKKNEVPWEDAVSVENSRKKGEFTVYRTYETELTEEGFRVIFVHSSSKQKEDEAKRQKKIDKAIEQLESLSPKLNAYHLKTKREIKAAIDKIVKDVKEFVEVRIVTDRKQIKVKVSPGRPSPQSIYKNKWKYTHRIEWQLNEQSLTEASRTDGVFPLITNTQLEASEVLGKYKNQPFLEKRMYTKKSILEVAPVFLKKEHRIEAMLFLYFIALMIVSLIERKIRMNMTAEEIDKLPILPQGMNTKKPTWNNIRYFYRNVHFSQIIRNGVCIQSVVKGIGDMHKLINRLLEIPEAIYNYFQDGWWQFKAT from the coding sequence ATGGAGCAATTTGAAACTCGATTCAAGCAAGTTGATGTATTGCCAATGGTCAAGTATTTCATGGATCAGCTTGACCTTTTCAACCTTTTTTCCAAGTATGTTCCGGCATCCGACGGAAGTCTTGCGGAGCATGCGCAAAGCTTGTGTATCTTAATTGCCAACATCATATGTGACAACAAACCACTATACAAGATTCAAGAATGGTTGTGCCAATATACAGATGGACTTGTAACAGAACCGGTCGAGCCAAATTTTTTTAACGATGATCGTCTTGCCAGGGCACTATCAGCATTATTTCATGCAGACCGCCATACGCTGATGACCGAGGCTTCTTGCAATGCCATATCGGTACACCAGTTACTTACGGAGGAAATACATAATGATAGCACATCCGTGACTTTCATCGGCAAATACAAAACTCCCGATCCGGAAGCGGTCAAGCTTAAGCATGGGCACAACAAGGATTTTCGACCCGATTGCAAACAAGTTGTATTTGGTCTGAATATCACGGCGGACGGACATGTTCCACTCAGTTATCAGCTATTTGACGGGAATACGACCGATGATGTGACCCATATTCCCAACTGGAACGGCCTGCGCACATTGTTGGGAAAAGAGGATTTCATTTACATCGCCGACTGCAAGTTGAAAACCGAAAAGAATCTAAAGCACATCGCTGGTGAAGGAGGGCTGTTTATCACCATCGTTCCGAAGAATCACAAGGAATACATCCAGTTCATCAAATATCTGAAAAAAAACGAAGTGCCTTGGGAAGACGCCGTTAGCGTTGAAAACTCACGGAAGAAAGGTGAGTTTACCGTTTACCGCACCTATGAGACCGAACTGACCGAAGAAGGCTTTCGGGTCATTTTTGTTCACAGCAGTTCCAAACAAAAAGAGGACGAAGCCAAAAGACAGAAAAAGATCGATAAGGCCATTGAACAGTTAGAAAGCCTGTCACCTAAACTCAATGCGTATCATTTGAAAACCAAAAGGGAAATCAAGGCCGCTATCGATAAGATTGTCAAGGATGTTAAAGAGTTTGTAGAGGTCCGGATAGTAACCGATCGCAAACAGATCAAGGTGAAAGTATCTCCCGGCAGACCGTCTCCACAAAGCATCTACAAAAATAAATGGAAATATACCCACCGCATTGAGTGGCAGTTAAACGAACAATCTCTTACCGAAGCATCGCGAACTGATGGCGTTTTTCCCTTGATTACTAATACGCAGCTTGAAGCCAGTGAGGTATTAGGAAAATATAAAAACCAACCATTCCTTGAAAAACGGATGTATACCAAAAAATCGATTCTGGAAGTAGCGCCTGTTTTTTTAAAAAAGGAGCACCGTATTGAAGCCATGCTCTTTTTATATTTTATAGCCTTGATGATTGTGTCCCTTATCGAACGAAAGATACGGATGAATATGACAGCCGAGGAGATAGACAAGCTGCCCATATTACCCCAAGGGATGAATACAAAAAAGCCGACTTGGAATAACATCCGTTATTTCTATCGTAATGTCCACTTCTCGCAGATAATCCGGAATGGCGTATGTATACAATCAGTGGTGAAGGGAATCGGTGACATGCACAAACTTATCAACCGGTTGTTGGAGATACCCGAGGCGATCTACAATTATTTTCAAGATGGCTGGTGGCAATTTAAAGCTACCTGA
- a CDS encoding enoyl-CoA hydratase-related protein, producing MNFEEIIYEKENGVARITINRPEKYNACTSLTLLELNKALTDAWVDAAVGVVIFTGTGKKAFCTGGDQSIRDKSGYAGTIAALPVEVGWQTVSHLIRTIPKPVIARVNGYAIGGGHVFQVVCDLSIAAETAKLGQAGPKVGSFDPGYGTGDLVRAVGLKKAKEIWYMCQLYTAHEALEMGLVNKVVPLDQLDSEVDQWCQALLEKSPTALKMLKYAFHAETDGVGGITNLGVGGLSMYYGTDESLEGRNAFMEKRKPDYSNYRK from the coding sequence ATGAATTTTGAAGAGATCATCTATGAGAAAGAAAATGGCGTGGCGCGGATCACCATCAATCGGCCCGAAAAATACAATGCCTGTACGTCTCTGACGCTTCTGGAGCTGAACAAGGCGCTGACGGATGCCTGGGTAGACGCAGCCGTTGGAGTTGTGATATTTACCGGTACCGGCAAAAAGGCCTTTTGCACCGGCGGCGATCAGTCCATCAGGGATAAAAGCGGGTATGCCGGCACCATTGCGGCGCTGCCAGTGGAAGTTGGTTGGCAGACCGTGTCCCATCTGATCCGGACCATTCCCAAGCCGGTCATCGCCCGGGTGAATGGCTACGCCATCGGGGGCGGGCACGTATTTCAGGTTGTCTGCGATTTGTCCATTGCCGCCGAAACCGCCAAACTGGGCCAGGCCGGGCCCAAGGTCGGCAGCTTCGATCCGGGATATGGAACCGGTGATCTGGTAAGGGCGGTCGGATTAAAGAAGGCGAAGGAAATTTGGTATATGTGCCAGCTGTACACGGCCCATGAGGCACTTGAGATGGGGTTGGTCAATAAGGTGGTGCCCCTGGATCAGCTGGACAGCGAAGTTGACCAATGGTGTCAGGCACTTTTGGAAAAAAGTCCCACGGCCCTTAAAATGCTCAAATATGCCTTCCACGCAGAAACCGACGGGGTTGGGGGAATCACCAATCTGGGTGTTGGCGGATTGAGTATGTATTATGGAACCGATGAATCCCTGGAAGGCAGAAATGCCTTTATGGAAAAACGAAAACCCGATTATTCCAACTATCGTAAATAA